One stretch of Tenacibaculum sp. MAR_2010_89 DNA includes these proteins:
- a CDS encoding CTP synthase yields MNNTKYVFVTGGVTSSLGKGIIAASLAKLVQERGFSVTIQKLDPYINIDPGTLNPYEHGECYVTDDGAETDLDLGHYERFLNIPTSQANNVTTGRIYQSVINKERKGEFLGKTVQVIPHITDEIKHRIQILGNTGDYDIVITEIGGTIGDIESLPYIEAVRQLQWELGEENVIVVHLTLVPYLAAAGELKTKPTQHSVKMLMQSGVSPDILVCRSEHEINDTIKRKLALFCNVKQQDVIQSLDAETIYDVPNLMFAEGLDYVVLEKLRLSTRKQPKLKAWNKFLEKHKNPTSTIEIGLVGKYVELHDSYKSITEGFIHAGAANKTKVNVRWIHSEELTPENAASQLEGLNGVLVAPGFGDRGIEGKISAVQYVRENNIPFLGICLGMQMAVIEFARNILNLKEANSTEMNPSTKHPVINLMEDQKEVTEKGGTMRLGAWDCQLNQDSKVFNAYKEEIISERHRHRFEFNNKYKEQIENAGMQTTGINPKTGLVEIVEIPSHPWFVGVQYHPEYKSTVLNPHPLFVDFIKAALKQSKK; encoded by the coding sequence ATGAATAACACTAAATACGTTTTTGTAACAGGAGGCGTAACTTCATCACTTGGAAAAGGAATTATAGCTGCTTCTTTGGCTAAACTAGTACAAGAAAGAGGTTTTTCTGTAACCATACAAAAACTTGATCCATATATCAATATTGACCCAGGAACATTAAACCCGTACGAACACGGAGAATGTTATGTTACTGATGATGGAGCTGAAACTGACTTAGATTTAGGACACTATGAACGTTTTTTAAACATTCCTACTTCACAAGCTAACAATGTTACTACAGGTAGAATATACCAATCTGTAATTAACAAAGAAAGAAAAGGAGAGTTTTTAGGTAAAACTGTTCAAGTGATACCTCATATTACTGATGAAATTAAACATCGTATTCAAATTTTAGGAAATACAGGTGATTATGATATCGTTATCACTGAAATAGGTGGAACAATTGGAGATATAGAATCTTTACCATACATAGAAGCTGTTCGTCAATTACAATGGGAATTAGGTGAAGAAAACGTAATTGTTGTTCACTTAACATTGGTTCCTTATTTAGCTGCTGCTGGTGAACTAAAAACAAAACCTACACAACACTCTGTAAAAATGTTAATGCAAAGTGGTGTAAGTCCTGATATTTTAGTGTGTCGTTCTGAACACGAAATAAATGATACTATAAAACGTAAATTAGCTTTGTTTTGTAATGTAAAGCAACAAGATGTTATTCAATCTTTAGATGCTGAAACTATTTACGATGTTCCTAATTTAATGTTTGCTGAAGGTTTAGATTATGTTGTTTTAGAAAAACTACGTTTATCTACAAGAAAACAACCTAAATTAAAAGCTTGGAATAAATTTTTAGAAAAACATAAAAATCCAACCTCTACAATAGAAATAGGTTTAGTTGGTAAATATGTTGAACTTCATGATTCATATAAATCAATAACTGAAGGATTTATTCATGCTGGTGCAGCTAATAAAACAAAAGTAAATGTTCGTTGGATACACTCTGAAGAATTAACTCCTGAAAATGCAGCTTCTCAACTAGAAGGATTAAATGGTGTTTTAGTAGCTCCTGGTTTTGGTGATAGAGGTATTGAAGGTAAAATTTCTGCTGTTCAATATGTTCGTGAAAACAACATTCCTTTTTTAGGTATATGCTTAGGTATGCAAATGGCTGTTATTGAATTTGCAAGAAATATTTTAAACTTAAAAGAAGCAAATTCTACTGAAATGAACCCTTCAACCAAGCATCCTGTTATTAATTTAATGGAAGACCAAAAAGAGGTTACTGAAAAAGGTGGAACTATGCGTTTAGGAGCTTGGGATTGTCAATTAAATCAAGATTCGAAAGTTTTTAATGCATATAAAGAAGAAATAATTAGCGAACGTCATCGTCACCGCTTTGAATTCAATAATAAATATAAAGAGCAAATTGAAAATGCTGGTATGCAAACCACAGGTATTAATCCTAAAACTGGCTTAGTTGAAATAGTTGAAATACCTTCACACCCTTGGTTTGTTGGTGTTCAATACCATCCAGAATATAAAAGTACAGTGTTAAATCCTCATCCTTTATTTGTCGATTTTATTAAAGCTGCACTTAAGCAATCAAAAAAATAA
- the yidC gene encoding membrane protein insertase YidC produces the protein MEQKKFDFNSFIGMLLLGGILLWWMNTQKPEETPETNTSTQTEQVSETTTPSEDNTSTVVLNDSLKQIALQNKLGAFSYGALNSKEGASIIENSLLKLTIDNKGGQITEALIKNFKTHDSLPLYLIKNKNASFNVNFGTNDNRILNTKDLLFTPVLTKNGDTQVLSMKLKVAEDKFLEYRYEIKKDDYRINFAIRSQGLSNVINASQQINLDWNLKAFSQEKSLKTENTMYSWFYYKAGSEVDYLSPGNSEVVNDVNWVSYKQHFFSSALLSETAFNNATLTSTDLVKDQKKDTIFTKAYELKAPLALKNGELNYNMQWFYGPTDYNLLKTYKGTDLDQTADLGWGIFGTLNRYVFYPVFNMLKGFIGNYGLIIILMTIVVRIIMSPVLYKSYLSSAKMKVIRPEMEEINKKYPGKENAMKRQQEIMAVQRKAGVSMMSGCIPALMQMPVFFALFKFFPTNIDFRQKSFLWANDLSSYDTIYKLPFDIPWYGNHVSLFPILASIAIFFYMRMNQSQQANMQAPPQEGMPDMSKMMKYMIYFSPIMMLFFFNNYASGLSLYYFISNLLTIAIMFVIKNFVIDEAKIHAKIEENKKRPEKKKSKFRERLDTAMKQAQEQQAAQQRGKNKK, from the coding sequence ATGGAACAAAAGAAATTCGATTTTAATTCCTTTATAGGAATGCTTTTATTAGGAGGTATTTTACTTTGGTGGATGAACACTCAAAAACCAGAAGAAACTCCAGAAACTAACACTAGCACTCAAACAGAACAAGTTTCTGAAACTACTACTCCATCAGAGGATAACACAAGTACTGTTGTTTTAAACGACTCTTTAAAACAAATTGCTTTACAAAATAAATTAGGTGCTTTTTCTTACGGTGCTTTAAATAGTAAAGAAGGTGCCTCTATCATAGAAAATAGTTTATTAAAACTTACTATTGATAACAAAGGAGGTCAAATTACTGAAGCTCTAATTAAAAACTTTAAAACTCACGATTCTCTACCGTTATATTTAATTAAAAACAAGAATGCTTCTTTTAATGTTAATTTCGGGACTAATGATAATCGTATTTTAAATACTAAAGATTTATTATTTACTCCTGTTCTTACCAAAAATGGAGACACACAAGTGCTTTCTATGAAATTAAAAGTAGCGGAAGATAAATTTTTAGAGTACCGTTATGAAATAAAGAAAGACGATTACAGAATTAACTTTGCTATTCGTTCGCAAGGTTTAAGTAACGTAATTAATGCTTCTCAACAAATTAATTTAGATTGGAACTTAAAAGCTTTTAGTCAAGAAAAAAGTTTAAAAACAGAGAATACCATGTATTCTTGGTTTTATTATAAAGCCGGTAGTGAAGTTGATTATTTAAGTCCAGGAAATTCTGAAGTTGTAAATGATGTAAATTGGGTTTCTTATAAACAACACTTTTTCTCTTCAGCTTTACTTAGTGAAACAGCTTTTAATAATGCTACACTTACTTCTACTGATTTGGTTAAAGACCAAAAGAAAGATACCATTTTCACTAAAGCTTATGAATTAAAAGCTCCTTTAGCTTTGAAAAATGGAGAATTAAATTATAACATGCAATGGTTTTATGGACCTACAGATTATAATTTACTTAAAACCTATAAAGGAACGGATTTAGATCAAACAGCAGATTTAGGTTGGGGTATATTCGGTACATTAAACCGTTATGTATTTTATCCAGTATTTAATATGCTTAAAGGTTTCATTGGTAACTATGGTCTAATCATTATTTTAATGACAATAGTAGTTAGAATTATAATGTCTCCTGTATTATACAAGTCATATTTATCAAGTGCTAAGATGAAAGTGATTCGTCCAGAGATGGAAGAAATCAACAAAAAGTATCCAGGTAAAGAAAATGCAATGAAGCGTCAACAAGAAATTATGGCTGTTCAGCGGAAAGCTGGAGTAAGTATGATGTCTGGTTGTATTCCTGCATTAATGCAAATGCCTGTTTTCTTTGCTTTATTTAAGTTTTTCCCAACCAACATTGACTTTAGACAAAAAAGTTTCTTATGGGCAAACGATTTATCATCTTATGATACTATTTATAAGTTACCTTTTGATATTCCTTGGTATGGTAATCATGTTAGTTTATTCCCTATACTAGCCTCAATAGCTATTTTCTTTTATATGAGAATGAACCAAAGTCAACAAGCAAACATGCAAGCTCCTCCGCAAGAAGGAATGCCTGACATGAGTAAAATGATGAAGTATATGATTTACTTCTCTCCTATTATGATGTTGTTTTTCTTTAATAACTATGCTAGTGGATTAAGTTTATATTACTTCATTTCTAACTTATTAACTATTGCAATTATGTTTGTAATTAAAAACTTTGTAATAGATGAAGCTAAGATTCATGCAAAAATTGAAGAAAACAAAAAACGTCCTGAAAAGAAAAAAAGTAAATTCCGTGAACGTTTAGATACAGCGATGAAGCAAGCTCAAGAACAACAAGCTGCTCAACAAAGAGGTAAAAACAAAAAATAA
- a CDS encoding T9SS type A sorting domain-containing protein yields the protein MSQNLVENPSFELGSIPNNQGQLQRATYWSHYKGECIPYNSNIQSTFPSSDLFDKNSPSAQIKVPNNKFTTSAGLPERSGRNRYAGIYTAIYPPSPASEERIRGTLKNSLQAGGYDLSLYLARAKNFYMLSNPLFDPVNYYNVEVVLRKGNSCTQSKVIYTSPSVTNFQWKEYKTTFVISQGEASIYDKVEIRLKMWPIEKMGNNNARAILIDDVSISKVVCNLNAAFTTSITCNESSNTVSINVVNSGVNPNGTAHQYVISEMNSFSTADANVVSVVGYVNAISGSYNVPNIGGKYYMVKHGVWTSTCSWKEQRKVFKIPYTFNGVVNSNFSGSINSPTNGSSSLNVSATVSTNAVSNWIVFKNTVNTYPNLSSWSLHTIVNSTTPTHNYSVPNVQHGMYYLVRHISRTNCSQISYTDKVFFIYEEESMLSEDKTKLKYNFIAEKKYEVSDDNHNENMKKIKEMDLNTDKIQLVQLYPNPSREKVYLKSNLSLEGVEVEITNKYGKIVYRTRWKKESSINVKALDKGVYIVLIKTLKERISKKLVIE from the coding sequence ATGTCACAAAATCTAGTTGAAAATCCCAGTTTTGAACTAGGGTCAATACCTAATAATCAAGGGCAGCTTCAGCGTGCAACTTATTGGAGTCATTATAAAGGGGAGTGTATTCCTTATAATTCTAATATTCAAAGTACATTTCCGAGTTCAGATTTATTTGATAAAAACAGTCCTTCAGCTCAAATTAAGGTGCCAAATAATAAATTTACTACATCAGCAGGACTACCAGAAAGATCAGGGAGAAATAGATATGCAGGAATATATACAGCGATTTATCCACCTAGCCCAGCAAGTGAAGAGAGGATAAGAGGAACATTAAAAAACTCATTACAAGCTGGAGGTTATGACTTGTCTTTATATTTAGCAAGAGCTAAAAACTTTTATATGCTTTCTAATCCACTCTTTGATCCTGTTAATTATTATAATGTAGAAGTGGTGCTACGTAAAGGTAATTCTTGTACGCAAAGTAAGGTTATTTATACATCACCAAGCGTAACTAATTTTCAATGGAAAGAGTATAAAACTACATTTGTAATAAGCCAAGGAGAAGCAAGTATTTATGATAAAGTTGAAATTAGATTAAAGATGTGGCCTATTGAAAAGATGGGAAACAATAATGCTAGAGCCATTTTAATTGATGATGTAAGTATTTCTAAAGTAGTGTGTAATTTGAATGCAGCATTTACAACAAGTATTACATGTAATGAATCATCTAATACAGTGTCTATTAATGTTGTTAATAGTGGGGTAAATCCAAATGGAACAGCACATCAGTATGTAATATCGGAAATGAATAGTTTTAGTACTGCAGATGCTAATGTTGTTAGTGTAGTGGGGTATGTAAATGCAATATCTGGTTCGTATAATGTTCCTAATATTGGAGGTAAATATTATATGGTAAAGCATGGTGTATGGACCTCTACTTGTAGTTGGAAGGAACAAAGGAAAGTATTTAAAATACCGTATACATTTAACGGAGTAGTAAATTCTAATTTCAGCGGGTCTATTAATTCACCTACTAATGGATCATCTAGTCTTAATGTAAGTGCAACAGTATCTACAAATGCTGTAAGTAATTGGATTGTTTTTAAAAATACTGTAAATACATATCCTAACCTTTCTTCTTGGAGTTTACATACAATAGTAAATTCTACTACGCCAACTCATAATTATAGTGTGCCAAACGTACAGCATGGAATGTATTATTTAGTAAGGCATATATCAAGAACTAACTGTTCTCAAATTAGTTATACAGATAAAGTTTTCTTTATATATGAAGAGGAAAGCATGTTGAGTGAAGATAAAACTAAGTTGAAATATAATTTTATAGCAGAAAAAAAATATGAAGTTTCTGATGACAATCATAATGAAAATATGAAAAAGATAAAAGAGATGGATTTAAACACTGATAAAATTCAGTTAGTACAGCTTTATCCTAATCCTTCAAGAGAAAAGGTGTATTTAAAGAGTAACTTAAGTTTAGAAGGAGTAGAGGTAGAGATAACTAATAAATATGGGAAAATAGTGTATAGAACTAGATGGAAAAAAGAAAGTTCTATTAATGTTAAAGCTTTAGATAAAGGTGTTTATATTGTATTGATTAAAACATTAAAAGAAAGAATATCTAAAAAATTAGTAATTGAATAG
- a CDS encoding S8 family serine peptidase: MKKLNNFFVSALSIAFLITSCQNENVSDQSTQNVEPIASEGKIIPGQYIVVFKNSTINPASRVLSKSPIVGRKAKASSVRKISENSISEINRILTDHKVDQSRVLNYYTTKISGIAVKLNKEEALAFSKDENVASIEFDRIVEIPKFEIEETTSSNGSQRMAQQTPCGVSRAGGFADGSGKNQWIWVIDSGIDLDHPDLNVVTNTTYAKSFVGGSANDCNGHGTHVAGTAAAKNNGFGVVGVSAGAAVVPVRVFGCSGGSSTSTILAGINHVGQYDIPGDVVNLSLGGYYGSGCSNSSAYKSALLSLSNSGSYIAIAAGNDSDNAAYYNPACISGSNIYTVASMTCNRGFSSFSNYNMNPIDAIATGSSVRSTYLNGGYATLSGTSMASPHVAGIMHARGRGPRFSGSVRHRGENYPIAVR; this comes from the coding sequence ATGAAAAAATTAAACAATTTTTTTGTGAGTGCACTTTCAATTGCATTCTTAATTACTTCTTGTCAGAACGAAAATGTTTCTGACCAAAGCACACAAAATGTAGAACCTATAGCGAGTGAGGGAAAAATCATTCCAGGCCAATACATTGTTGTATTTAAAAACTCAACCATTAATCCAGCCTCAAGGGTATTGTCAAAATCACCTATTGTCGGTAGAAAAGCGAAAGCTAGTTCGGTAAGAAAAATTTCAGAAAACTCAATTTCAGAAATCAACCGTATACTTACAGATCATAAGGTTGATCAATCAAGAGTTTTGAATTATTACACTACCAAAATTTCTGGTATTGCCGTGAAATTAAACAAAGAAGAAGCTCTTGCTTTCTCGAAAGATGAAAACGTTGCTTCAATCGAGTTTGATCGTATTGTTGAAATACCAAAATTCGAAATTGAAGAAACTACTTCTTCAAATGGTTCACAAAGAATGGCTCAACAAACCCCTTGTGGTGTAAGTAGAGCTGGTGGTTTTGCAGATGGATCTGGAAAAAATCAATGGATTTGGGTAATTGATAGTGGTATTGACTTAGATCACCCAGATTTAAATGTTGTTACCAACACAACTTATGCAAAATCTTTTGTAGGTGGATCTGCAAATGACTGTAATGGACATGGTACACACGTAGCAGGAACTGCAGCTGCTAAAAACAATGGATTTGGTGTTGTTGGAGTTTCTGCAGGTGCTGCGGTAGTACCAGTACGTGTATTTGGTTGTAGCGGTGGTAGTAGTACATCTACCATTCTTGCAGGTATTAACCATGTTGGACAATATGACATTCCTGGTGATGTTGTAAACCTAAGTTTAGGTGGTTATTATGGTAGTGGCTGTTCTAATAGTTCTGCTTACAAAAGCGCTTTATTATCACTTTCAAACTCTGGAAGTTATATAGCTATTGCAGCAGGAAATGATAGTGATAATGCTGCATATTACAATCCTGCTTGTATAAGCGGAAGTAATATTTACACAGTTGCTTCTATGACTTGTAATCGTGGCTTTTCATCATTTTCTAATTACAACATGAATCCTATTGATGCTATTGCAACTGGAAGTAGTGTACGAAGCACTTATTTAAATGGTGGTTACGCTACCTTAAGTGGTACTTCAATGGCTTCTCCTCATGTTGCTGGTATTATGCATGCTAGAGGAAGAGGACCAAGATTTTCAGGTTCTGTAAGACATAGAGGTGAAAACTATCCTATTGCAGTAAGGTAA
- a CDS encoding outer membrane beta-barrel family protein — MKKITILLVFLSISLYAQKPKTKRNIPKVRLTGKIIETKSKQPLEYATVVLTHLKNKRVTGGVTDVKGNFDIQIPKGMYAIKIEFIGFKTKSLPNKELTQNVNLGTITLNEDAETLEEVEIIAEKSTVEIRLDKKIYNVGKDMTVKGGNASDVLDNVPSVNVDVAGAVSLRGNENVRILIDGKPSALVGLNGTDALRNLPADAIEKVEVITSPSARYDAEGTAGILNIILRKGKITGFNGSVNLTVGNPDMLRISPNLNFRTKKLNIFSNLGYSYRKGPGNSQSFFTNFESDGTVKDYRNEDRVFDRKNNNYNGSLGLEYYISQNSSITGTYFYRKSKGEDIATNITKNFDINRDLISTENRIENENEDGKDNQFSINYTNNFDGNGKKLIMDFQYGDSKEIEDSPVTINDVLSEQNSQITESKDKLFQIDYILPIGENSQVELGHKTTLQDLYSDFKVRLRQPDGSFVESSSSNAIDFKQNIYAFYAQYGNKINKFSYLLGLRSEITDIDLRVLTTNQFSDKNYTEWFPTVNLGYELNDSDNLTLGYSRRLRRPRHWFLNPFESRSSATNVFRGNPDINPTFTSSFDLGYTTKIRKLTLNSSIYYQYSTDIMQGVSIIEERIINGTPTNVFVRQPVNLSDQSRYGFELTTNYSPAKWAKLSATFNYFKFKTDAFSYVYTAPNGSKITTNLEEVNNSSWFTRFNARITLPAKIQWQTRIMFRGPQETAQSERKGMFVANLSFSKDIFKEKASLVLNASDLFNTRKRETTTYNGDRANPSNIIDGSFQWRERQISLSFTYRFNQKKKRERPQRGNDNGGGGEFGG; from the coding sequence ATGAAAAAAATTACAATACTCTTAGTTTTTTTAAGTATCTCCCTTTATGCTCAAAAACCTAAAACAAAACGAAATATTCCTAAAGTAAGATTAACAGGAAAAATTATAGAAACAAAATCTAAGCAACCATTAGAATATGCCACAGTTGTTTTAACACACTTAAAAAACAAAAGAGTTACCGGTGGTGTAACTGATGTTAAAGGGAATTTTGATATTCAAATCCCTAAAGGAATGTATGCTATAAAAATTGAATTTATTGGCTTTAAAACTAAATCTCTTCCTAATAAAGAATTAACTCAAAATGTAAATTTAGGTACTATTACACTTAATGAAGATGCTGAAACTTTAGAAGAAGTTGAAATTATTGCAGAGAAATCTACTGTAGAAATACGCTTAGACAAAAAAATATACAATGTTGGAAAAGACATGACTGTTAAAGGTGGTAATGCTAGTGATGTTTTAGATAATGTACCATCTGTAAATGTTGATGTAGCTGGAGCAGTTAGCCTTCGTGGAAATGAAAATGTTCGTATTTTAATAGATGGAAAACCTTCAGCTTTAGTAGGTTTAAATGGAACAGATGCTTTACGTAATCTTCCTGCAGATGCTATTGAAAAAGTAGAAGTTATTACATCTCCTTCCGCTAGATATGATGCTGAAGGAACCGCAGGTATTTTAAATATTATTTTACGCAAAGGAAAAATAACCGGTTTTAATGGTTCTGTGAACTTAACAGTAGGAAATCCTGATATGCTTAGAATATCTCCTAATTTAAATTTCAGAACAAAAAAATTAAACATCTTTTCAAACTTAGGTTACTCATACAGAAAAGGCCCTGGTAATTCTCAAAGTTTTTTTACAAATTTTGAAAGTGACGGAACTGTTAAAGATTATAGGAATGAAGACAGGGTTTTTGACCGAAAAAATAACAACTACAATGGTTCATTAGGTCTTGAATACTACATATCTCAAAATAGTTCAATAACTGGTACTTATTTCTATAGAAAATCAAAAGGAGAAGATATTGCTACTAATATTACTAAAAACTTTGATATTAATAGAGATTTGATTTCTACAGAAAATAGAATTGAAAATGAAAATGAGGATGGTAAAGACAATCAATTTTCTATAAATTACACGAATAACTTTGATGGTAATGGTAAAAAACTAATTATGGATTTTCAGTATGGAGACAGCAAAGAAATAGAGGATTCTCCTGTGACAATCAACGATGTTTTATCTGAACAAAATTCACAAATTACAGAATCAAAAGATAAGCTTTTTCAAATAGACTATATATTACCTATCGGTGAAAATAGCCAAGTTGAACTTGGACATAAAACCACTTTACAAGATTTATATTCTGACTTCAAAGTTAGACTAAGACAACCTGATGGCTCTTTTGTTGAGAGTAGCTCTTCAAATGCAATAGATTTTAAACAAAATATATATGCCTTTTACGCACAGTACGGAAATAAAATTAACAAATTCTCTTATCTATTAGGTTTGCGTTCAGAAATTACAGACATTGATTTAAGAGTATTAACAACAAATCAGTTTTCTGATAAAAACTATACAGAATGGTTTCCTACTGTTAACCTTGGTTATGAATTAAATGACTCTGACAACCTTACCTTAGGATATAGTAGAAGGTTACGAAGACCTCGTCATTGGTTTTTAAATCCTTTTGAATCTCGTAGTTCTGCTACAAATGTATTTAGAGGTAACCCTGATATCAATCCTACTTTTACTAGCTCTTTCGATTTAGGATACACAACAAAAATTAGAAAGTTAACTTTAAACTCTTCTATTTATTACCAATACTCAACAGATATAATGCAAGGTGTATCAATTATAGAGGAACGAATTATTAATGGTACACCTACAAATGTTTTTGTTCGACAACCTGTAAACCTTAGTGACCAAAGTCGCTACGGTTTTGAACTAACAACTAACTATTCTCCTGCTAAATGGGCAAAATTATCAGCTACTTTTAACTATTTCAAATTTAAAACTGATGCCTTTTCTTATGTATATACAGCTCCAAACGGAAGTAAAATCACAACCAATTTAGAAGAAGTTAATAACAGCAGTTGGTTTACACGTTTTAATGCTCGAATTACATTACCTGCAAAAATTCAATGGCAAACACGTATCATGTTCCGTGGTCCACAAGAAACTGCTCAAAGTGAAAGAAAAGGTATGTTTGTAGCCAACCTATCATTTAGTAAAGATATTTTTAAAGAAAAAGCTTCTTTAGTTTTAAATGCAAGTGATTTATTTAATACTCGTAAGAGAGAAACAACTACCTATAATGGAGACAGAGCCAATCCTAGTAATATAATTGATGGTAGCTTTCAATGGAGAGAACGTCAAATATCTTTAAGTTTTACGTATCGTTTTAATCAAAAGAAAAAACGAGAACGTCCACAAAGAGGCAACGATAATGGCGGTGGTGGAGAATTTGGAGGATAA
- a CDS encoding XRE family transcriptional regulator encodes MEYEAINLKDIKKMRLERHWSQDQLAEMSGLSKRTIQRIESGENAGLESIKSLAAVFEINITNSNKKIEQIKLEEEYIQKVKGFYKLFFISLLSLVLPFIIAINDSSNWPLFLWILASWLIVLGIYSLNSFDFFGEEWKKKIISKKFNKNQ; translated from the coding sequence ATGGAGTACGAAGCTATCAATTTAAAAGACATCAAAAAAATGCGGTTAGAACGCCATTGGTCACAAGATCAACTAGCAGAAATGAGTGGCTTAAGCAAACGAACAATTCAACGAATTGAAAGTGGAGAAAATGCAGGGTTAGAATCAATAAAGTCATTAGCTGCTGTTTTTGAAATTAACATTACTAATTCTAATAAAAAAATTGAACAAATTAAACTAGAAGAAGAATACATTCAAAAAGTAAAAGGTTTTTATAAGCTTTTTTTTATTTCACTTTTAAGTTTAGTTCTACCTTTTATAATTGCAATTAATGATTCAAGCAATTGGCCTCTATTTTTATGGATACTCGCTTCTTGGTTAATTGTTTTAGGAATATACTCACTTAATTCTTTTGATTTTTTTGGAGAAGAATGGAAAAAGAAAATAATTAGTAAAAAGTTTAATAAGAACCAATAA
- the fumC gene encoding class II fumarate hydratase, whose protein sequence is MKYRIEKDTMGQVEVPADKYWGAQTERSRNNFKIGPAASMPLEVVYGFAYLKKAAAFTNCELGVLAQEKRDLIAQVCDEILEGKHDDQFPLVIWQTGSGTQSNMNVNEVVANRAHEIAGKVIGEGEKTIQPNDDVNKSQSSNDTFPTGMHIAAYKKIVEVTIPGVEQLRDTLQAKSEAFKDVVKIGRTHLMDATPLTLGQEFSGYVAQLNFGLKALKNSLAHLAQLALGGTAVGTGLNTPAGYDVLVAKYIAEFTKLPFITAENKFEALAAHDALVETHGSLKQLAVSLNKIANDIRLMASGPRSGIGELIIPANEPGSSIMPGKVNPTQAEAITMVCAQVMGNDVAVTVGGTQGHYELNVFKPMMAANVLQSAQLIGDACVSFDVNCAAGIEPNHSRITELVNNSLMLVTALNTKIGYYKAAEIANTAHQNGTTLKEEAVRLGYVTPEQYDEWVKPEDMTGSLK, encoded by the coding sequence ATGAAATACAGAATCGAAAAAGATACTATGGGACAGGTAGAAGTACCTGCTGATAAATATTGGGGAGCTCAAACCGAGCGTTCTCGTAATAATTTTAAAATCGGTCCTGCTGCGTCTATGCCTTTAGAAGTGGTATACGGATTTGCTTACTTAAAAAAAGCCGCAGCTTTTACAAACTGTGAATTAGGTGTATTGGCTCAAGAAAAAAGAGATTTAATAGCACAAGTATGTGATGAAATTTTAGAAGGTAAACACGACGATCAATTTCCTTTAGTAATTTGGCAAACAGGTTCAGGTACACAATCTAACATGAATGTGAATGAAGTTGTTGCAAATAGAGCGCATGAAATTGCAGGAAAAGTAATTGGTGAAGGAGAAAAAACAATCCAACCTAATGACGATGTAAATAAATCACAATCATCTAACGATACTTTCCCTACAGGAATGCATATCGCAGCTTACAAAAAGATTGTAGAAGTTACCATTCCTGGAGTGGAGCAATTACGTGATACTTTACAAGCAAAATCAGAGGCTTTTAAAGATGTTGTAAAAATTGGCCGTACTCACTTAATGGATGCTACTCCCCTAACCTTAGGACAAGAGTTTTCAGGGTATGTTGCTCAATTAAACTTCGGTTTAAAAGCATTAAAAAACTCATTAGCACATTTAGCTCAATTAGCTTTAGGTGGAACTGCTGTAGGTACAGGTTTAAATACTCCTGCTGGATACGATGTATTAGTAGCTAAATATATTGCTGAGTTTACCAAACTTCCTTTTATTACTGCTGAAAATAAGTTTGAGGCTTTGGCTGCACATGATGCTTTAGTTGAAACTCACGGATCTTTAAAACAATTAGCTGTTTCTTTAAACAAAATAGCAAATGATATTCGCTTAATGGCATCTGGACCTCGTTCAGGTATTGGAGAATTAATTATTCCTGCTAATGAACCTGGTTCTTCTATTATGCCTGGAAAAGTAAATCCAACCCAAGCTGAAGCTATTACTATGGTTTGTGCGCAAGTTATGGGGAATGATGTTGCCGTTACTGTTGGTGGAACTCAAGGTCATTACGAATTAAATGTTTTTAAACCAATGATGGCTGCTAACGTATTACAATCTGCTCAATTAATTGGAGATGCTTGTGTCTCTTTTGATGTTAATTGTGCTGCTGGTATTGAACCAAATCATTCTAGAATTACTGAATTAGTGAATAATTCATTAATGTTAGTTACTGCTTTAAATACAAAAATCGGGTATTATAAAGCTGCTGAAATCGCTAATACAGCACATCAAAATGGTACTACTTTAAAAGAAGAAGCTGTTCGTTTAGGATATGTAACCCCTGAACAATATGACGAATGGGTAAAACCTGAAGACATGACTGGAAGTTTAAAATAA